The following coding sequences lie in one Apium graveolens cultivar Ventura chromosome 3, ASM990537v1, whole genome shotgun sequence genomic window:
- the LOC141710719 gene encoding uncharacterized protein LOC141710719, translated as MGRMGKGSKMGSLMLSILVVVVCVNLPSQTEAKKKSSPPPPKQSPTLFHSPPPPRAELSPPPPPPPPPPPPKHSLRLPYHHYSPRRPVHHYKYKSPPPPTHYPAPVHHHESKSPPTPVHSPPPPVHSPPPPVHSPPPPVYSPPPPVYSPPPPVHSPPPPPPVYSPPPPVYSPPPPVHSPPPPPPVYPPPPPVHSPPPPKHHYYYSSPPPPPPPPHHY; from the coding sequence ATGGGAAGAATGGGAAAAGGGTCAAAAATGGGCTCGCTCATGTTATCTATACTTGTAGTAGTAGTGTGTGTGAATTTGCCATCACAGACTGAAGCTAAGAAAAAGTCCTCTCCTCCACCACCAAAACAATCTCCAACTCTTTTCCACTCCCCTCCACCACCAAGAGCTGAGCTatctcctcctcctcctccaccTCCACCACCACCTCCTCCTAAGCACTCACTGCGACTACCATATCATCATTACTCACCGCGACGTCCAGTACATCACTACAAGTACAAGTCACCACCTCCACCCACACATTATCCAGCGCCAGTACATCACCACGAGTCCAAGTCCCCGCCAACACCAGTGCATTCCCCACCACCACCAGTTCACTCCCCGCCACCACCTGTGCATTCTCCACCACCACCTGTTTACTCTCCACCACCACCTGTTTACTCTCCACCACCACCTGTGCACtctccaccaccaccaccaccagtTTACTCTCCACCACCACCTGTTTACTCTCCACCACCACCTGTGCACtctccaccaccaccaccaccagtTTACCCTCCACCACCACCAGTGCATTCTCCACCACCACCCAAGCATCACTATTACTACAGCTCACCTCCTCCACCACCACCTCCTCCTCACCACTACTAA